A window from Pangasianodon hypophthalmus isolate fPanHyp1 chromosome 16, fPanHyp1.pri, whole genome shotgun sequence encodes these proteins:
- the aldh8a1 gene encoding 2-aminomuconic semialdehyde dehydrogenase → MSVSLVLENYIGGKFVPCSRHVDSYDPSTGELYCRVPDSGAAEVEAAVKAAKEAFPGWSAKSPEERARVLNKLADLIEARLEDFAQAESKDQGKTISFARNVDIPRALYNFRFFASSIQHHTTDCSQMDHMGCINYTVRCPVGVAGLISPWNLPLYLLTWKIAPAVASGNTVVAKPSEMTSVTAWMMCKLLEEAGFPPGVVNVVFGTGPHAGDALVSHPDVPLISFTGSTATARVITERSAPYCKKLSLELGGKNPAIVFADADLEQCISTTVRSSFSNQGEICLCTSRIFVERSIYPQFLAKFVEAARQWKTGAPSDPLNHNGALVSKEHLKKVRGYVALAKAEGAQVHCGEGVDDLTLPPRNASGYFMLPTVITGVADSSAVMQEEIFGPVTCVTPFDTEEEVISRANDVRYGLSAVVWSRDVGRVHRVAQQLQAGLVWTNCWLIRDLNLPFGGMKHSGIGREGGKDSYHFFTEVKSITVKH, encoded by the exons ATGTCTGTGAGCCTCGTGCTGGAGAACTACATCGGAGGGAAGTTCGTGCCCTGCTCCAGGCACGTGGACTCATACGACCCGTCCACCGGAGAGCTGTACTGCAGAGTCCCGGACAGCGGCGCGGCTGAG GTGGAGGCAGCAGTGAAGGCTGCTAAAGAAGCGTTTCCTGGCTGGTCAGCCAAGAGTCCAGAGGAAAGAGCTCGGGTTCTGAATAAACTTGCTGATCTGATCGAAGCTCGTCTGGAGGATTTTGCTCAAGCAGAATCTAAAGACCAGG GGAAGACGATAAGCTTTGCCCGAAATGTCGACATCCCACGTGCCTTGTACAACTTCCGATTCTTCGCTTCGTCCATCCAGCACCACACGACTGACTGCAGTCAGATGGACCACATGGGCTGCATCAATTACACTGTGCGCTGCCCTGTAGGAGTGG CTGGACTGATCAGTCCTTGGAACCTGCCTCTGTATCTCCTTACCTGGAAGATCGCTCCTGCTGTGGCATCAGGGAACACGGTGGTGGCCAAACCCAGTGAGATGACCTCAGTCACAGCCTGGATGATGTGCAAGCTGCTGGAGGAGGCtg gtttCCCACCAGGAGTTGTGAATGTAGTGTTCGGCACAGGTCCGCATGCAGGCGATGCCCTCGTGTCTCACCCAGATGTGCCATTAATTTCATTTACTGGTAGCACGGCTACAGCTCGAGTGATAACCGAGCGCAGCGCCCCCTACTGCAAGAAACTCTCTCTAGAGCTCGGGGGGAAAAACCCAGCCATCGTGTTTGCCGATGCTGACCTCGAACAGTGCATCAGCACCACCGTGCGCTCCAGCTTCTCCAATCAG GGCGAGATTTGTCTCTGTACCAGCAGGATCTTTGTGGAGCGGAGCATTTACCCACAATTCCTAGCAAAGTTTGTAGAGGCGGCTCGCCAGTGGAAAACTGGCGCGCCCTCTGACCCCTTGAACCACAATGGAGCGCTTGTAAGCAAGGAACACTTAAAGAAG gtccGGGGTTATGTGGCTCTGGCGAAAGCTGAGGGAGCTCAGGTGCACTGTGGCGAGGGAGTCGATGATCTCACCCTCCCGCCCCGCAACGCATCTGGATACTTCATGCTGCCTACAGTGATCACAGGCGTTGCAGATTCCTCTGCTGTGATGCAGGAGGAGATATTCGGCCCTGTCACTTGTGTAACGCCTTTCGATACAGAAGAGGAAGTGATATCGCGGGCTAACGATGTGCGCTACGGTCTGTCCGCTGTGGTGTGGTCCAGAGACGTGGGTCGTGTTCACCGAGTCGCTCAGCAGCTGCAGGCCGGCTTAGTGTGGACCAACTGCTGGCTCATCCGAGATTTAAACCTGCCGTTCGGAGGAATGAAGCACTCAGGCATCGGCAGAGAAGGAGGGAAAGATTCCTACCACTTCTTCACTGAGGTTAAAAGTATTACTGTTAAGCACTGA